A single region of the Anaerolineales bacterium genome encodes:
- a CDS encoding iron ABC transporter substrate-binding protein produces MALAVLLTTLGAAGFTATARASEETLTLYSGRNEKLMSPILEEFTKDTGIKLAIRYGDTAEMAATILEEGDNSPADVFLAQDAGALGALAAEERLTVIPDTLLERVPAEFQSPDGVWVGVSGRARVLAYNTKALKADQLPTSILDLVKPEYKGRVAWAPTNASLQSQVTALRVLLGEEKTAEWLKGMVANETKVYSGNVPMVKDVADGVVEMAITNHYYIWQLRATTPDTAVAAAFFPKGDPGALVNVAGAGILTTSKKRETAAKLIDYLLSEKAQKYFAETTFEYPLIEGVALADGLTPLADLEMPEIDLSDLADLRGTLALLQETGVLP; encoded by the coding sequence ATGGCGCTGGCTGTCCTTCTGACAACACTTGGCGCGGCAGGGTTTACAGCAACCGCCCGCGCTTCTGAGGAAACGCTCACCCTGTATTCGGGACGCAATGAGAAATTGATGTCCCCCATATTGGAAGAATTCACGAAAGATACGGGCATTAAACTGGCAATTCGCTACGGGGATACGGCGGAGATGGCAGCGACCATCCTTGAGGAAGGCGATAACAGCCCGGCGGATGTCTTTTTGGCACAGGATGCCGGAGCGCTTGGGGCGTTGGCGGCGGAAGAACGCCTGACGGTGATCCCCGACACCCTCTTAGAGCGTGTCCCGGCAGAATTTCAATCGCCCGATGGTGTGTGGGTGGGGGTGTCGGGACGCGCCCGCGTATTGGCATACAACACGAAGGCGCTCAAAGCCGATCAACTGCCGACCTCGATCCTTGATTTGGTGAAGCCGGAATACAAGGGGCGTGTGGCATGGGCGCCAACGAATGCTTCCCTGCAAAGCCAGGTGACGGCGCTGCGCGTTTTGCTTGGCGAGGAAAAAACAGCCGAATGGCTGAAGGGAATGGTAGCCAACGAGACGAAAGTCTATTCGGGAAATGTCCCGATGGTGAAGGATGTTGCCGATGGCGTTGTGGAGATGGCGATCACAAACCACTACTACATTTGGCAGCTTCGCGCCACAACGCCGGATACAGCGGTGGCGGCAGCGTTCTTCCCGAAAGGTGATCCAGGGGCGCTGGTGAACGTTGCCGGCGCGGGCATTTTGACGACGAGCAAAAAGCGCGAGACAGCGGCGAAGTTGATCGATTATCTGCTCTCAGAGAAGGCGCAAAAATACTTTGCCGAGACAACCTTCGAGTATCCCTTGATCGAAGGGGTGGCGCTTGCCGACGGGCTGACGCCCCTTGCCGATCTGGAGATGCCAGAGATTGACCTGAGCGACCTTGCCGATTTGCGCGGCACACTGGCGCTGCTGCAAGAGACTGGCGTCCTTCCGTAA